The DNA region acgtacgccgaaggttaccgagaattctgtgatttgctcttcgggaatcatcgatGTTGCATGCTGTGCTGTGGCAAGCAAAGACCGaaggttcccgaagagcaaaaaggagcaaatcacggaattctcggtaacattcggcccttgtttgaacaaaagaatccTTCGCAAACTACTAAagatgattaccgagcttgtaatgcccctattaacacttcGACACCATACCCGTTAATGTTTggcttctctcttgcctgtggtgttatctgatacccgaaattttgtgtttcattgcctcatgaataaaattttgggaaatttttaaagcctcctcaagattagagatgatgtgtgacagtgagggcgcctgatcctaggtactgagtcaatatttctgATCAGCAGCTAGTTGGGACTGTTTGTAGGgtaaaaacgacttattacataaGAGGTGAAAacatgtcagtttctttgtattgtcaacactGAGCAACAGGTGTCAATAGCCCATgtaaatcgtattttcaaagtttttgttgcagaaacataaaatttaggagggatttttgaaaagttaagataaatatatatctgccatgggaaactattcaatgaaagtgtctaaaGTGAGTGATGTGATAGgacacacaatttcaaacagcttgaacgagctaccgatctgaaatattgactcagtatgTTACCCCACCATCATCTCCAGTATGGTACGTcgtgatgcggcgccctcacacaccactcactctagacCCGTTTTATAAAATcctcaaaaaaattattcatgaggctaccAAACTCAAAATTACGGCTATCAGATagaatcacagacaagatagaaacataacaagacttgctattaggcctaggtgttattagggggactacaagTTCAGTAATCGCCTCTGGTAGTTTTCAAGGGTATCTTTTGTTGaaacgtacgccgaaggttaccgagaattatgtgatttgctcttcgggaatcatcgatGTTTGCATGCTGTGCTGTGGCAAGCAAAGACCGaaggttcccgaagagcaaaaaggagtaaatcacggaattctcggtaacatTCGGCCCTTGTTCGAACAAAAGAATCCTTCGCAAACTACTAAAGATGATTACagagcttgtaatgcccctattaacacttcaACACCATACCCGTTAATGTTTTACTTCTCTCTTgtctgtggtgttatctgatccccgaaattttgtgtttcatcgcctcatgaataattttttgggaaatttttaaaggtAGTGTAGGTAGAGcagtaggtaggtcggaatttcattttattttatttgaaatttttaaaaattagttCAACCCCATAGATAAGATATTTGTGAATCACAATACTTTCATGAGAGTTTCGAAGAGGTGTAAAAGATATAAATGAAGAGAATTATAAGTTTAAGAAGACCAACATATAgcctgtactgttatagtctaaaaagacatGATTTCTCTCAGGAATAAGATTCTTACGAAAAAGTAACCACAGGTGAGGCAAAGGCAGGAAGATGTAtgcggaaatagaagtaaattgttactaTTTTACCTTTctgcatgcaaaaaaaaatgtttagggtcgggggCTTAAACTAGGTTCGAtcaggttattggaaacacactcagtattttttaatttgaccTTATTAGATGCAGTTATTGGTGGCATTGTAAAACTGTGCACTTCATAGTGAGGCAGTGATGCAGCAGTATCTAACGGCAACAGTCTGGATATACATATGAACAAACAATAGAAAGTAGGTTGGAATATAGCCCTTTTCCAACTCTTATACACAATTTTTCCCATGCCTATTCTGGAAGGAAGGTGGAATAACATGGCCCTTTTCCATCTTTGTGTATGCTCTTGGATTGAAAAGAAcagaaatacaaacacaataatATTCTAGTGATGTATGCTTTTTATTCTCCGTCCATACTGTCAGTCTTGCAGTTTCTTTTATCACTGAATGGAACATTCTTAAGATGCAAAATCAGGTCAGACATTGAGATCGGTAGTAAAAGTTTACTACTGTAGATGCTGCTACGAAATGCTATCTATCGGCAAAGTAGGATACtcaaaaactaaaactattgttattcaATGcagtagattacacaagtgggcgATAGCAGTTCATTGGTtctgtggatataatcaccctaaAGTCAAGACACACCGAATGAAAGGTTAACTATGTGGCTACTAGAAAACTTACTATCAGAGAcaaccaccctactgtgagtataaaGACATCAACGTCTGTTACCATCTTGTATCAACATTAATTTTTAGTTTTGTGTCAGAGTTTTCTAATGGCTTGATTTCTGTAATAGCATTTTTGGTACAGATTTGATttactacactatttcaaagtgtttaaaataatgaaaaacagTATTCCTGTTAGAATTCCTGAAAGTTTCCTTTCAATAATACAAAGACTTCAAATAACTAGTAAGTGCTGCAGGTACcattatacaacccataacaccaaagtgaagtgttttctgtatgtacgaCAATAgttaatagcatccatatcaagtgtaaaagtatactgtttcatttgctaattgaccacttTAGAAaagccacatgctaggcttgtaaatacacaaattgaaacagtatacttttacacttgacatgaatgctataaatgagtgtagcacagagAAATTGCTTAAGTGTTACTCGTACAAGTGATGACACTATCTTTCAGTTTTTTAGAAATCTACTGTAGTACTAAGAAACATGgataaaaacagttttttgTTAATTCACTTCATCAAAATATCTGCAAACTCAACTTATATGTACAGACAATATCAgcaaacaaactttaaacagTGAATCAAAACAGATTTGCTTGAAACTTATCAAAATATGGCATTTGGTAATTTCCAACTATACCTCAacaaatactgccctctagtgttggcAGTCATTCACACTAACCAAatggttcatttcattcattcattgcttCGAGCAATGATCAAGTACCAGAGTGTGCAACCTTTGAAATAGTATTTTGTGTGTCAGAATGAACTCAGTCCTCTTACAAAGTTCCAGGATGTATGACCTTTCAGGTCAGCACACGCAATCCCTGGATTGCCAACAATCAAACAGCAGTAATATCCCATCTTCATTCAGGTATGTCAATAATGAGATTATCGTCACCTTCATACATATCTTCAGGTGGACCACCGTCCTCTTCTTTCATTCCACTTTAATTAACAAatagaaatataaacaaagCTGTTCATTAAtctatgcaaatgatatgcatcCATCTACAAACATTGCATCATGCAAGCCAAGTCAAAcatattcaaacacaaaatatgggAAATATTAAAGAGGAATGCCACTGCAAGATATGAAGACATTTGCGTAAACTTATGGTGCTGGAGAAACGTTTCACGATTTTACATCAGTTAACATTACATATGATTGCCGAAGAACAttgagttgaaacttgttcctcattcattgttcaatgGTTGTCCTTGGCATGGACACacacattgcctcatgggagtcagaaGACATGCATACTTACTAGCAGAACATAGATATTCACGATTCAATAATAGTTACGTTATAAACACTGTGGCtttaatgtgtttttatttgtatatccgtaaaatataattatgaaactTACTCCCTAGGTGAAACATCAGACATGGACAGCTCACTACTGTTGGCTTTGTTACTTTCACCCTTTTTACTGCCACCGCTACCAGATTTACTGGATGTACCTATAAGAATATGACACCTTGAATGTTTAAACCCCAACGTTTGAATCCCATGGTCTTGATTAATAATATTTGCTAAAGACCAACTTTCtctataactctgccagacaacttttAACCCTAGTCTGACATTGACCTTTAACTGTGATGATGAACTATGCATGTATACCCACAGGGATCAGCGaccatgtaattgattgatcgattgattgattgattgattgattgattgattgattgatcgatttattACATGCTCACTGAACCCTGTGGTATACCAAAACTATCAATCAGCTTTGGTAAtcaaatttttgaattttacatGTTTAGACCTGATATCAGtagaaattttaatgtttttaaacattaTGCCATTCACAGATATATGACAACTTATAATgttttgtagtattttgaatgTTGACTTTAATCTATCTCCAAgaatttgtaaaaaatgaattttgcAAAATTGTCATCTCAAGTCCACCTggattgattttatatattatgccttgtaatgtgtttttatttgcattttgttagttttgtttgtgtgttttgtattcttgtcTTTTTCTggagtttttcatttttacaagtCATCTGGCATAATGAACGTCATCTTTAATCTGACCTATGGTTTTATTTGCAATCTGCATTGTATGTCATACAAAAATTCtgatctgtaaaaaaaattaagatatGACCACCTCTAATTGCTGGACTTACTATAATTGAACATATGTGATGAAAAAATCCCTTACTTTTTGCTGAATCACCCAAATCTGAAAACTCTACAAACTTGTGTCAAACATTTCCTAATTCATATAATGTGTCCTTTTTCAGGCCGTAATCTTTAATTCATATCTCTCACCTGTTTTTGAAGATCTGCTTTTCTTGGGTTTCTTAGGTGGAATGTCTGAAAAAGTGGGATTCtggaaaatacaaatttataattTGCCATGAATAAAGTTTTATCTAGACATCTCTAGGAACATCTTAGCCAACAATTGGACCATTATGTCCCATGGTTGTTGATTTTTAAAGTCTTTTTCACCAGAAATTATACTTTCAACTCAATTCATATACCTACAAAAATTATCTTCTTTGAACACCGCTAAACTTGACATCCAACGATATATATCCCACACAGCTACTGGTGTAAGGAGCTGCCTTACAATTTAGCTGTATGATGAAATGTGATTGGGGAAGAACTGACCAATGGAAATCATCGTCTTTGACAGTAACCATAGAGATAAGCCATGTGGATTCAATAGAACCGTTCTTTAGCTCAGGATCAACTTTTTCAATAGGTCTGCTAACTATTTTTCACAGCCACTTTTTTTATCCTAATCTGAAATTGGCCTTGAACTTGAAGTGTGATAACCCATGTTTATGTCTATAGGCTTCATACAGTTAGATTTGCAAGAGAAGTGTTGTTTGTAACataattaatattacaatattgatGTACTAGTCTTACCTCATGTGGCAACTGTGGTAATGTAAAACCTCTGGATTCTAATGATCCCTGTAAACGACAACAAATACAGAAACATAAgcgtaaaaaaatgtattgcaaAAAGAttgtttttctgttgttgttttgtttcctGTTACAGCAGAAACATGGTATGGAGCTTTACTCATCAGGACTGTTTCTTTTTACATAAAGACAGCCACATATTTAATCAAGACTAAAAACAACAGTGTGGCACCATACAGACAGTAGGATCCTAGCCGCACACTGAAAAATGACAaccattgctattcttttacagtgcagacaAAACAGTCTTCTGCTGAAATGATTACACATGGACATGATGGTCTTACTTTAATGGCgttgttgtttactttcctcCTGGTTGGTATTAAACATGATTACTTGTCTACTTCCATATCCAAACTGTGCATACCACctcaataataatttattttgggttttcaAGTCATCTGAATGAAACACCATGCTAATCCTATTTCTTATGTAATTGTGTTTGACTTGAAATTTTTCAAAATCGAAATTCAAATCACCCACAGAAGATATCTGCAAGACTCAAATACTGACTATGAAGGTCATAAAGATGAAAAATTTCTAATTTACTGCCACTTCAAGTTAGTCGTTAACTGACTTACTGGTAGATGTGACGACGtctgtgatgatgatggtaagaTTCCAGGATAGCCCATACCTCCAAATAGTTGAGGGTTAAAACTCTCCATACTGTATGACAATGACTGTAGTGAATGTGAGGTGATCTTTTTCTTTTTAGATTTGACGTTGTCATTCCCCTGCAAACCCAATAACAATTTGCAATTAACaataaaatcaataacaaacCATAGAATAGAGTAATATCATGCATAATAATGtcctatgtattgctatggacAAATTGTAAGATCTATCTGTgtaataattttctgtatcacaGCCTAGGATAATTTGTCCAAACAAGGCCACTTTATATTCAATCTGCTTTGTGATACAGCCTTGGCTTTCAGTAACTAACTTTTAATATCATGTCCAACATTGTagccaaaaatatgcaaatatgtatttcaaatgtatattAGTATTTCATGGGGGTATATCAGAAATTTAAACCTTGGCAACACAGATATGGATTGTGTGGCTCTCAATAGCAGTATGGCTTACTGACCTTCCAAAAGTCAGGCCCTTCCCATCCTTCATGTGTTTGGCAATGTATTGTGGTGACAACATGCACACAAATGTAAGGAATTTATCCTGATACATGATTCAATATAATGACTATTTCAGTTACGTTACCTTAGTTTCATTATCACTCGATGATGACATAGTGTCCTCAGATTCTGAGGAGGAATCCTCTATCTGTTCATACTGCAACAATCTATCCAACAGGAAACTTTTATCACGTGacactttcaataattttcTCTGGCATTTCTTCAACTCTTCTCGGAAACATTCTTGTTCCTGTGCAGAATGaacacaaatttcatttttgaactGAAAAGATGCGAGAGAAAAAATGGCTGAAATTAAGACTGTCAAAACTGTctaaaaaatcatgaatattttcagttATTTTCCTAAAAAATGACATACTGCCCTCACTGACAAAGGAAAGCAGTTGACCTTTGTGTGAAGGCACTTGTTATGGTGTACTGTACAGCCTATAATATAACCATTAGTACATTtacaaatagggaacttgcaaacctgccatgttgaatgttgcatcatgggaaatgtgataataaatgctaatcaattagtattacgaacaatattgttatattgtttgcaaccacaaatgatcaattcatagtcaccctgatcattgtgggaggtttattttatcggtagctccagattaggtaatacgataacctcacataatcccatagtccttcgcatctgagcatgctcagtctggattgcaagttccctattagaaatttaaccaatacacacaacataatttgacaAGCCGAGAGCTTTTGATTACTCTGTAAACTTACATAGAGTAGATATTTCAATTTTCTCTTCAAAGTTTTGTATTTCTGTTTATAGTTTGGTGAATGTTGTGAATCGACACTGTATTCATCTGTAGAGACAACAAATGGAAAATTCATGTCATAAATACACCAAGGACATTTTCTGCCATCCATCAAATTCTGTAAACCTAAATATTTTGCttctagaaaattttgcaattttagagtcttcagctagttttcCAATACTAAtttttacctcagaccactacttCTGAGTTTTTACTAATTGCCAAACtgttacattgtgttcatgtacaagagggcattttagtcactacttattttggcgtctttgttttccagtgaaataagtgaaaataagttttTAGCAAACCAGTATTAACCAACTGCAGCTATGCATGTACAAAGAAAGATAGAAATGTCTCCCATCCTCTAAGCAGAATTTCATCAATGTGATTAATAAGGGAATGAAAAACTTTTGATCTTTATGAAGTCAACCAGGAAAGGGTAGTGATTTtgtgtagactgtcgacagtcgctcacaccttttttccctacgttttatctaaaattaAGCCGTTGCCGCACTGtaatccggcgcaacactactataatcgcatactgatatcgaggccCGAAGGCCCGAGCAActcgattatagtagtattgcacCGGATCGGAGCACGGCGatgacttaagtttagataataCGTGGGGGAAAAAAGGTGCGagtgactgtcgacagtctagatTTTGTGGAATATCACTCTTTCTGTTACCTACTAGCATACATTGTACTAATTGTTAATTATTCCAGTCACAGTTGAATTATGTAAGATTCTTGATTTTGTTACATACTTGGTGCAATGAATCAACTGAGGTTTGGTGGTCTGAAGGTTGAGTACACAACTGGAAATATATTCTGATTCTTACCTGCAACCGGCATCATTACATAGTAGTGCTTGCCAACTGATAATTATTTCACAACTGTTGTTTGTCAGTCCTCAAagatattatgaaataaatgacaACTTAATCTGAAATGAAATGGGGGTAATTGTTGGAGTTACAGTAAATTGTTTCTGGGTGAgggtcagtgtgccctctaatgatagccaaattttgttgttgtgagacACAATGAtaaaaaactggcatttcttgtgagtcatcacatagtaaagAGAATGGAGAAAACCAAACATTGGTGCACCACTAGAAAATTGTGTGCATCTGATCAGTGGCAGGTCTTAGACTGTAGAGGACACACCACTAGTGAGGGTGATAGATCTCTCTGGTACTCTGGTACTTACATACATTTGAATTTCTCACTTTTCTTTCTATAACAATTCATAGTCACACATAAAGGGAAGACAAGTAGATGTTTGGACCACAGGCAGTAGAGTGAGCCAGaccatggacacacacacacgaacctTATTACGTAAACATCTGGCTACGATCAACATTTGCAATGTGGTTGGTCTTTGCAAAAAAGATAATAGCCAAGCCACAAGTCGCATTTCTGCATCATAAATCTAAATGACATTCACTACTACAAAGACAAATTGCATAAAGTGAATGGTACAGAATTAGCAGTGTATGGAATACTAACACATATTTCGACGTGAAAGTGTCTTTGTTTTGGTTTTGCATGGATTGCAACCCGGTCATCGCAAGTTTCGACACCGCTCCGATCACGGCCACATTTATGTTATAAACAGACAGATCTGAATGCCCTTGAAGTACACGTAATTTTTGAATGGTTTACATTATTCTAGAAAAATCAAATTCATACTAACCGGTTGGTTCATTCCAAGTAGCCAGCATGCATGGTACCCAAACAGTTTACGATTCACTGCTTCCGCATTCAGTCGAGCATCAGTTGCGTACTACGTCATCATTTATTGAGTACATGTTTCACTGAAGCTCCCGGATATTGTCCTCTTACCCTTGTTGCTTCAATGTAAGTATGGCGGCCATCAAAGGCACACAGATATATCCATCGAAAATCTGACACATCCCTCACTAAACGTTTCTCTTTCTAGTAAAAGTGAATAATGTAATAGCCCATCTTTATAGTGTGTCACAATTTTCGGCTTCGTATGGCTTTTGAgtgttgaaaaatgaaaatatgttgtACATAGGTGTCGATAGCTAGCATGGACCTATCCCGATGATAACATTACACGATGAATGTGGGTAGTTGTGATCGGCGCTCATTCAGGAACGAATGTCCATAATTCTAAAAGCGAAAGCGTATTTTAAGCTCATTGTGAAATTAAACGAATGATCCAAGTTGACACCACGTCATCTTTCCGCTGTGAAACTAAAATATTGCCAATCATGTCATCCAAAGCAGGACATGCAACCTTCCAGGATAGGTATTTTGACTGGAACTTGGAAGGAAGGTCTACTCGCACGCAAATTTGTACACGTTGTAACGACAGTCAAAACAATATGTGCTGTAATCATTTCTAACTGAAATGAATGCATGTGTACTGCGTGTACTTTAATTTTGTCATGCCAAAGTACatctttttaatgttttcatgCACGAGTATTCCAAACATCAGAATAGTGTATCCTATGGGTGAGATCTAAAACATACAGATATGTTATTTACTGTCTGTTTTCTAGGTGCTCAGATGGGTAGACAGACTTTTAGTCTATGTCCATAAACTGTGCTTTTGCTATATTCCATCATGATCTGCCAAACCTGTCACCGTACTTGTTTCTCACATCATTTGTAATGAATGAAGCTATGTCATGTTtgtgagggggaggggggggggcatctaCTGTATGATAAGGCTGTTCTCAAGCATCAGTGTGGTGTCAAGTTTTTGTACATCATAATAGGAAAGCTGTACGTGAATATAGGGTTTGTATAGTAAATTTGTAATACTATAATTTATATTGTTCTCTGCATCTGCTGTATTTTAATAGCAATGTTTCCCTTTACTTTAACAGCATGGCTGACGAGAAGAAAAAGAAGGCCCATAGTTGTCGCAACAAGTTGCTGACAGGTGGGGTTTCCCGCTATGGCAGGTCAGCTATGTATGAAAGAACAgctacatacaaaaaaaaatgggtAAGTCTTTGCTTGCTGTTGGAAAGTTGTTTCAGAATGTAGACTTCTAATTGTGAATGTTAGCTAAGTATAATACACTGTAACATAGCCCAGACACCTGGCTTGCTATACATTGTCAAGTCAGCTAAAACAGTGAATTTTTGCTAAGGTTAGGGAACCTCGGTAACAGAGAGGAGAATATGGTAAAACAGACCCAGTCTCCAATGCATTGTACCATTATTTGGGTGGGGAaccatggtaaaatgacaggggaactcgggtagattttacctgtttaTTGCCCTTGACAAAAACACTATAACAAACTGTTAAAGTGAACTCTGTTTTAATATCACCCATTTTGCCccaaaatttatatttcaaatagagTACACGCTTTGCTTAAGTAAACTTCTTCATAACAAACCTTGCATGTCTCCCAGTGAGGTTACACTGGCTTCTGTAATAtcgcgtgtgtctgtgtctgtgtctgaatAAGGAGTCGGTATTTAGCAAGAAACTTCATATGGTATTATTCACTTTTTCAGGATCCTGTCAAGAAAGAAAAAGTAAAGACCCCAGTATACGTTGAAAAACAAATTGGTGGTGATAAAAATGGAGGCAAACGTCTTGTCCGTGTTAAAAGAACGGTGAGTATGGTGTtaactttcattttaaaaaaatcatttgaaGTGTAGTTTTCAGAAGTGGTAGTTTCTCTTGGATGGTTGAGATCTAATGAACTGCAAAATATTACCATGTCATTACCTGTCATTCAAATGTAAAATTCTATGCCAGAACGATAACGCAGGTGTTACGGACTACCTCAAACCCCAAAATTTGAATCCGAGGATCAGCCTTATATTTAGGACCAAATATTCATGTATCAACAGCTGTGTGAAACTAGCTTGCCAACTTCTCATTGACAATGAACCTTTACCATACCATTACTTGCAGCCCCGTTACTATCCAACTGATGAACTTCCTCCAAGAAAACGTAGTCGCAAGAAGCCTTTCAGTGAGCACGTACACAAGCTCAGACCTTCTATCACCCCAGGCACTGTACTCATCCTTGTGGCCGGTAGATACAAGGGCAAAAGGGTGGTATGCCTCAAACAACTAGCATCTGGTCTCTTGTTGGTCACAGGTAAGTCGTCTCGTCATAGCTATAAGTACTGCTGCTTAATATGTAGATGTAAGAACAAATCAATACATACACCAATATGAAAATTTCCACCCGGAGTAGTTTGACTCGgtagacattttcatttcaaactgacACCAGAGTGCATGAACATTCCAACCAACTGAAATGTGGAACCCTGATAACAGGAAAGGGGTAACAGTTGCATAGTTTCcccatacaatctaccataattttgtttggaaacCCTGGTAGAATTTACCTGCTttctgcccttaacaaaaacactgctggTATAGATCTCACCAGGTATTCAAATAGGATAGAACAAGGACATAGACATGTTTTTGGTAATCAACTATTTGTCTATCATtctgtagtctgtaagatacggtgtttgtgccacactatcagctatcacAAACactggtttagaagcctgataagGGCTGAggaacacaatgtatcttacagtcagTGGCAGCTGTGATAAACTTCTAAAAGAGTTTctgatgtacatttattttgtagATTGACATTTGTTGAAAATTTGGCCTTGTGTACAGACTCTACCACTGGTCTGTATAGGCAGTGTTGTCCCTCAAAAGATAGCCTGAACATGGCATTGAACATACTCATTTTGCAAAACACTAGTGTCATTGAATTCCATCAGAAACTGCTTGCATGTACAAAGATTTTTTTTGGTCACAGAAAGGGGTGAATATGGTCAAGTTTCCTAAATAGGCGTCCATCGTTACCATCTTAtaacccttaacaaaaacactgaatcaGATGTAGTTTATTCTTCAATGATCTGTACTTGCAAGTGCAGAGATTTCATTAAATGCCcacttcagattaggattaaaatcttaAGTGTTAAAACCAGTTGTTTGGAAGATGatctagaacaaaagaatgattccATGTAATCATCATGGCACCACTAATAAGATgtaataacactaatgtgatgacctgggattgaaacttgGTCTTTTGAACTCGTTGTTACATGGTCTCATTGATGGCTTGTTTATGTTGCAGGACCTATGAAAGTGAATGGTGTACCTATGCGTCGTATCAACCAGATCTATTGTATTGCAACAAAAACTAAAATTGACATCAGTAAAGTAGAACTCCCAGCTAGGCTCACTGATGAATACTTCAAGAGAAAGAGGCTGAGGAAGCCAAAACATCAAGAAGGCGAAATCTTTGACGAGGCCAAAGAGGTGAGAAATTGACCCATAGTTATGAGATCGAGAGCATCTTGAATGCTGCATATGTCAGCTAtttgaaagacaaaagattgtataatttgggcactaggggcgctgttcaTGCTCAACTAATGAAACATAAGGGAAGCCTGATAGTCAAGTACTTCAGcttcctttgaaaaaaaaattgcactaatttttttgtttcactCTCTATGTTTTCCATTGTCCAGGTATTTTTTGTCTTGACAATTATTTGAAGTAAGtgcctttttttttctttgcttgtCCAACAGGAATATACTGTATCAGAAGAGAGAAAGGAAGACCAACTGAAGGTAGACGGACAACTAGTGCCCCTCATCAAAGATGTACCACACTTGAAAGGATATTTGGAAGTTCCATTCTTCCTAAGTACCAAACAGTACCCACATGAAATGATCTTTTAAGAGAGCTTggaatactgtacatgtttacaatttgatgTATGTGGTAATAAAACAAGTTTACCgagtatatttatgtgtttgtgtttttagggcaactgaactgaggttcag from Glandiceps talaboti chromosome 18, keGlaTala1.1, whole genome shotgun sequence includes:
- the LOC144449203 gene encoding uncharacterized protein LOC144449203 produces the protein MMPVADEYSVDSQHSPNYKQKYKTLKRKLKYLLYEQECFREELKKCQRKLLKVSRDKSFLLDRLLQYEQIEDSSSESEDTMSSSSDNETKGNDNVKSKKKKITSHSLQSLSYSMESFNPQLFGGMGYPGILPSSSQTSSHLPGSLESRGFTLPQLPHENPTFSDIPPKKPKKSRSSKTGTSSKSGSGGSKKGESNKANSSELSMSDVSPRDGMKEEDGGPPEDMYEGDDNLIIDIPE
- the LOC144448866 gene encoding large ribosomal subunit protein eL6-like gives rise to the protein MADEKKKKAHSCRNKLLTGGVSRYGRSAMYERTATYKKKWDPVKKEKVKTPVYVEKQIGGDKNGGKRLVRVKRTPRYYPTDELPPRKRSRKKPFSEHVHKLRPSITPGTVLILVAGRYKGKRVVCLKQLASGLLLVTGPMKVNGVPMRRINQIYCIATKTKIDISKVELPARLTDEYFKRKRLRKPKHQEGEIFDEAKEEYTVSEERKEDQLKVDGQLVPLIKDVPHLKGYLEVPFFLSTKQYPHEMIF